In the Deinococcus ficus genome, one interval contains:
- the lepA gene encoding translation elongation factor 4 has product MEGVTDPRTAHIRNFSIIAHVDHGKSTLADRILEKLGAMGERDKRDQTLDTLELERERGITIKSTPIRLEYVQEGGERYVFNLIDTPGHVDFNYEVSRSLAACEGVLLLVDASQGVEAQTIVNAYLAIDNNLEIVPVINKIDLPAADPEGAAAELEEVIGIPSDNAVFASGKTGQGVPEILEAIVKHVPPPTGDPDAPLKALIFDSFYDAYQGVILFVRVLEGTLRPKDAIRMFSNGKDFDVDKVGTFTPGLVVGQELIAGSVGWVAAGIKDIHDAQVGDTLTSREHPTDEPFPGFKPAQPVVFSGLYPTDTEDYRKLREALEKLKLNDAAFSFEPETSEALGFGFRCGFLGLLHAEIIQERLEREYDLDLIATAPAVVYRVTLTNGEIFETQNPAEFPTRDRITLIEEPYIKLHIMLPETYVGTVMQLLQERRGVMQTMNYLGHHGRVELIYEVPFAEILYDFHDRLKSISRGYASMDYEQIGYREGDLRKVDIMVNNEVIDALAVIVHDTKTYSLGRKIVDKMADVIPRQMFPVPVQAVIGGKIIARATVKAYRKDVLAKCYGGDISRKKKLLEKQKKGRARMKQFGTVEVPQEAFLAVLSTEE; this is encoded by the coding sequence CTGGAGGGTGTGACCGACCCGCGCACCGCCCATATTCGAAATTTTTCCATCATCGCCCACGTGGACCACGGCAAGTCCACGCTGGCGGACCGCATCCTGGAGAAGCTCGGCGCGATGGGCGAACGCGACAAGCGCGACCAGACGCTTGACACGCTGGAACTCGAACGTGAGCGCGGCATCACCATCAAGTCCACCCCCATCCGGCTGGAGTACGTGCAGGAGGGCGGCGAGCGGTACGTGTTCAACCTGATCGACACGCCCGGCCACGTGGACTTCAACTACGAGGTCTCCCGGTCCCTGGCGGCGTGCGAGGGCGTGCTGCTGCTCGTGGATGCCTCGCAGGGCGTCGAGGCGCAGACCATCGTGAACGCGTACCTCGCCATCGACAACAACCTGGAGATCGTGCCGGTCATCAACAAGATCGACCTGCCGGCCGCCGATCCGGAAGGCGCCGCGGCGGAACTGGAGGAAGTGATCGGCATTCCGTCGGACAACGCGGTGTTCGCGTCCGGCAAGACCGGGCAGGGCGTGCCCGAGATCCTGGAAGCGATCGTGAAGCACGTCCCGCCGCCCACCGGCGACCCGGACGCGCCGCTCAAGGCCCTGATCTTCGATTCCTTCTACGACGCGTACCAGGGCGTGATCCTGTTCGTGCGCGTGCTGGAAGGCACCTTGAGGCCCAAGGACGCCATCCGGATGTTCAGCAACGGCAAGGACTTCGACGTGGACAAGGTCGGCACCTTCACCCCCGGGCTGGTCGTGGGGCAGGAACTGATCGCCGGTAGCGTGGGCTGGGTGGCGGCCGGCATCAAGGACATTCACGACGCGCAGGTGGGCGACACCCTAACCAGCCGCGAACACCCCACCGACGAGCCCTTCCCGGGCTTCAAGCCCGCGCAGCCGGTGGTGTTCTCGGGCCTGTACCCCACCGACACCGAGGACTACCGCAAGCTGCGCGAGGCGCTGGAGAAACTGAAGCTGAACGACGCGGCCTTCAGCTTCGAGCCGGAGACGTCCGAGGCGCTGGGTTTCGGGTTCCGCTGCGGGTTCCTGGGTCTGCTGCACGCCGAGATCATTCAGGAACGCCTGGAACGCGAGTACGACCTGGACCTGATCGCCACGGCGCCCGCGGTGGTGTACCGCGTGACCCTGACGAACGGTGAGATCTTCGAGACGCAGAACCCGGCCGAATTCCCCACCCGGGACCGCATCACCCTGATCGAGGAGCCGTACATCAAGCTGCACATCATGCTGCCCGAGACGTACGTGGGCACCGTGATGCAGCTGCTGCAGGAGCGCCGCGGCGTGATGCAGACCATGAACTACCTGGGGCACCACGGGCGCGTGGAGCTGATCTACGAGGTGCCGTTCGCGGAGATCCTGTACGACTTCCACGACCGCCTGAAAAGCATCTCGCGCGGGTACGCCAGCATGGACTACGAGCAGATCGGGTACCGCGAGGGCGACCTGCGCAAGGTGGACATCATGGTGAACAACGAGGTGATCGACGCGCTGGCCGTGATCGTGCACGACACCAAGACGTACTCGCTGGGCCGCAAGATCGTGGACAAGATGGCCGACGTGATCCCGCGGCAGATGTTCCCGGTGCCGGTGCAGGCCGTGATCGGCGGGAAGATCATCGCGCGCGCCACCGTGAAGGCCTACCGCAAGGACGTGCTCGCCAAGTGTTACGGCGGGGACATCAGCCGCAAGAAGAAGCTGCTGGAAAAGCAGAAGAAGGGCCGCGCCCGCATGAAGCAGTTCGGGACGGTGGAGGTCCCGCAGGAGGCGTTCCTGGCGGTGCTGAGCACCGAGGAATAA
- a CDS encoding sensor histidine kinase, which translates to MNPPPSVPAPLVSPRRRPLTLRAQFTLVIFLLAFLPNLVLTLSAGSAWPLESLVLWMALVGVLCALIGYFLSGALLRSLSRLAQEIRAGEIGGAHADDPAEIVALRGAFTGLVGRLGTEQQRRNAFIATLVHDLKTPLIATGHLTQALTTLPLPDAERREVGAQITQETERLLQLVQQMADAHRFEREDVQVQPAPTDLRALLDDVARRVQPRVQARGLTLVVTGHGHASVDRGVLERAVMNLLDNALRYARAHIELRVDTRGLSVLDDGPGLSAPLENLAQPFNAQPTLIAGQQYTSGTAGLGLFIARRIAEAHGAQLTYHREPLSPLAVSRPASPSALPVPASFPDDVARSAFTVVLPEVQP; encoded by the coding sequence GTGAACCCCCCGCCGTCCGTCCCGGCGCCCCTGGTCTCCCCCAGGCGGCGGCCGCTGACGCTCCGGGCACAGTTCACGCTGGTGATCTTCCTCCTGGCCTTCCTGCCGAATCTGGTGCTTACTTTGAGTGCCGGCAGCGCTTGGCCGCTGGAATCGCTGGTGCTGTGGATGGCGCTGGTCGGGGTGCTGTGCGCCCTGATCGGGTACTTCCTCAGCGGCGCGCTGCTGCGCTCCCTCAGCCGCCTGGCCCAGGAGATCCGGGCCGGCGAGATCGGCGGGGCGCACGCCGACGACCCGGCCGAGATCGTCGCGCTGCGCGGCGCCTTCACCGGCCTGGTGGGCCGCCTGGGCACCGAGCAGCAGCGCCGCAACGCCTTCATCGCGACCCTGGTGCACGACCTGAAAACGCCCCTGATCGCCACCGGGCACCTCACGCAGGCGCTGACCACGCTGCCCCTCCCGGACGCCGAACGGCGCGAGGTGGGCGCCCAGATCACGCAGGAAACCGAACGGCTCCTGCAGCTGGTGCAGCAGATGGCCGACGCGCACCGCTTCGAGCGGGAGGACGTGCAGGTGCAGCCGGCCCCCACCGACCTGCGCGCCCTGCTGGACGACGTGGCCCGGCGCGTGCAGCCGCGCGTGCAGGCCCGCGGCCTGACCCTGGTCGTGACCGGGCACGGGCACGCCAGCGTGGACCGGGGCGTGCTGGAGCGCGCGGTGATGAACCTGCTCGACAACGCGCTGCGCTACGCCCGGGCGCACATCGAACTGCGCGTGGACACCCGCGGCCTGAGCGTGCTGGACGACGGCCCCGGCCTGAGCGCCCCGCTCGAGAACCTCGCGCAACCGTTCAACGCCCAGCCCACCCTGATCGCCGGGCAGCAGTACACGTCCGGTACCGCCGGCCTAGGGCTGTTTATCGCCCGCCGCATCGCCGAGGCGCACGGCGCGCAGCTCACCTACCACCGTGAACCCCTCTCACCCCTTGCCGTTTCCCGTCCCGCTTCTCCGTCCGCCCTTCCTGTTCCCGCTTCCTTTCCCGACGACGTGGCCCGCAGCGCGTTCACGGTCGTGCTCCCGGAGGTTCAACCATGA
- a CDS encoding response regulator transcription factor codes for MRIVIADDHPLFRMGLKYALIQQGFDVVAEASDGVSALDACRRWQPDAALLDVKMPGMTGIEVCEKLRVLHPEVVGVLITTFTEPAIVQAARAAGARGYVSKETDPESLARQLRDIVAHPDVDRLPQVDVPRLTPRESEVLPLLALGYSNKEIAKNLGVSPDTVKDHLARLYSKLNAGDRTEAVSRARSIGLLN; via the coding sequence ATGAGAATCGTGATCGCCGATGACCACCCCCTCTTCCGCATGGGCCTGAAATACGCCCTGATCCAGCAGGGCTTCGACGTGGTCGCCGAAGCCAGCGACGGCGTCAGTGCCCTGGACGCCTGCCGCCGCTGGCAGCCGGACGCCGCCCTCCTGGACGTCAAGATGCCCGGCATGACCGGCATCGAGGTGTGCGAGAAGCTGCGCGTCCTGCATCCGGAGGTGGTCGGCGTGCTGATCACGACCTTCACCGAGCCGGCCATCGTGCAGGCCGCCCGGGCCGCCGGCGCGCGCGGGTACGTCAGCAAGGAAACCGATCCGGAATCCCTGGCCCGGCAGCTGCGTGACATCGTGGCCCACCCGGACGTGGACCGCCTGCCGCAGGTGGACGTGCCGCGCCTGACCCCCCGCGAGTCCGAGGTGCTGCCCCTGCTGGCGCTGGGGTACAGCAACAAGGAGATCGCCAAGAACCTGGGCGTCAGCCCCGACACGGTCAAGGACCACCTCGCGCGCCTGTACTCGAAACTGAACGCCGGGGACCGCACGGAAGCGGTGAGCCGCGCCCGCAGCATCGGTCTGCTGAACTGA
- a CDS encoding pyridoxal phosphate-dependent aminotransferase — MGSAAQAEVWALSGRARSLRPSATVAVTSRALELKRQGVDLISLSVGEPDFDTPPHIRDAAVRAVQAGGTRYTAVSGLPELREAISEKFRRENGLTHAPDEVTVTSGGKQALFNAFFALLNPGDEVLIPAPYWVSYPEMVALTGAVPVPVPTTAGSGFVLDPEALAARITPRTRMIVLNSPGNPTGAVFPPDVLRAVADLAVRHGLMIVTDEIYEHLVYDAEQVSIGTFAPEHTLTINGASKAYAMTGWRIGYAGGPRAVIAAMNALQSQSTSNACSVSQYAALAALTEHAQTAAFVESARAAYRARRDLLVAGLNALGLPTPTPQGAFYALADTRVLHPDELEAARILLEEARVAVVPGTDFGAPGHVRLSYAAGLDTLREVLARIEGALPR; from the coding sequence ATGGGCAGCGCGGCGCAGGCTGAGGTGTGGGCTCTTTCCGGGCGGGCGCGGTCGCTGCGGCCGTCCGCGACGGTGGCGGTCACGTCCCGCGCCCTGGAACTGAAGCGGCAGGGCGTGGACCTGATCAGTCTGAGCGTGGGCGAGCCGGATTTCGACACGCCGCCCCACATCCGCGACGCCGCGGTCCGCGCGGTGCAGGCGGGCGGCACGCGGTACACGGCGGTGAGCGGCCTGCCGGAACTGCGGGAGGCGATCAGTGAGAAGTTCCGGCGGGAGAACGGCCTGACGCACGCGCCGGACGAGGTGACGGTCACCAGCGGCGGCAAGCAGGCGCTGTTCAACGCCTTTTTCGCGCTGCTGAACCCGGGGGACGAGGTGCTGATCCCGGCGCCGTACTGGGTGTCGTACCCGGAGATGGTGGCGCTGACGGGCGCGGTGCCGGTGCCGGTGCCGACCACGGCCGGGTCGGGGTTCGTGCTGGACCCGGAGGCGCTGGCGGCAAGGATCACCCCGCGCACGCGGATGATCGTGCTGAACAGCCCCGGCAATCCCACCGGCGCGGTGTTCCCGCCGGACGTGCTGCGCGCGGTGGCGGACCTCGCGGTGCGACACGGACTGATGATCGTGACCGACGAGATCTACGAGCATCTGGTGTACGACGCCGAGCAGGTCAGCATCGGGACCTTCGCGCCGGAGCACACGCTGACCATCAACGGGGCGAGCAAGGCCTACGCGATGACCGGGTGGCGCATCGGGTACGCGGGGGGCCCGCGGGCGGTGATCGCGGCCATGAACGCCCTGCAGTCGCAGAGCACCAGCAATGCGTGCAGCGTGAGCCAGTACGCGGCGCTGGCCGCCCTGACCGAGCACGCGCAGACGGCCGCGTTCGTCGAGTCGGCGCGCGCGGCGTACCGGGCGCGGCGGGACCTGCTGGTCGCGGGCCTGAACGCGCTGGGCCTGCCCACGCCCACGCCGCAGGGCGCCTTCTACGCCCTGGCGGACACGCGCGTGCTGCACCCGGACGAGCTGGAGGCCGCCCGGATTCTGCTGGAGGAGGCGCGGGTGGCGGTGGTGCCCGGCACGGACTTCGGCGCGCCGGGGCACGTGCGCCTGAGTTACGCCGCGGGCCTGGACACGCTGCGGGAGGTGCTGGCCCGGATCGAGGGCGCGCTACCAAGGTGA
- a CDS encoding AIM24 family protein, translating to MTNMHPGQDGTYSLRDFIAQTAERDNPGEVFELESSKMLEVKVNGTRIWSKLGAMIAYKGNLSFKREGTLEGGLMKALKRAVTQEMSPLAKIEGRGVAYLADQGKEIQILRLAGDSLNVNGNDLLAFEDSVQYDITMMRRMAGMAAGGLFSVRVQGHGMVAILSHGKPLTLRVTPNEPVFTDPNATIAWSGNLQPQLRMDSSLRSILGRGGGETYQMAFQGDGFVVVQPYEEFEAGMLGSDDSHGGGIGRTIGDLFD from the coding sequence ATGACGAACATGCACCCCGGCCAGGACGGCACGTACAGCCTCCGTGACTTCATCGCGCAGACCGCCGAGCGGGACAACCCGGGCGAGGTCTTCGAGCTGGAGTCCAGCAAGATGCTGGAAGTGAAGGTGAACGGCACCCGCATCTGGAGCAAGCTGGGCGCCATGATCGCCTACAAGGGCAACCTCAGCTTCAAGCGTGAGGGCACTCTGGAAGGCGGGCTGATGAAGGCCCTGAAACGCGCCGTGACGCAGGAGATGAGCCCCCTGGCGAAGATCGAGGGCCGCGGCGTGGCGTACCTGGCCGACCAGGGCAAGGAAATCCAGATCCTGCGCCTCGCCGGGGACAGCCTGAACGTGAACGGCAACGACCTGCTCGCCTTCGAGGACAGCGTGCAGTACGACATCACCATGATGCGCCGCATGGCCGGCATGGCGGCCGGGGGGCTCTTCAGCGTGCGGGTGCAGGGGCACGGCATGGTGGCGATCCTGTCGCACGGCAAGCCGCTGACGCTGCGGGTCACGCCGAACGAGCCGGTGTTCACCGACCCGAACGCCACCATCGCCTGGAGCGGCAACCTGCAGCCGCAGCTGCGGATGGATTCCTCGCTGCGCAGCATCCTGGGCCGGGGCGGCGGGGAGACCTACCAGATGGCGTTCCAGGGAGACGGGTTCGTGGTGGTGCAGCCGTACGAGGAGTTCGAGGCCGGGATGCTCGGCAGCGACGACAGCCACGGCGGCGGGATCGGCCGGACCATCGGCGACCTGTTCGACTGA
- the murG gene encoding undecaprenyldiphospho-muramoylpentapeptide beta-N-acetylglucosaminyltransferase, with protein sequence MSLVVMATGGTGGHIYPAVATARELVRRGHTALLLGQRGGMEERVAREQDLEFVGVDAGKLARSGQGRPDPRELLRAGKGILEARRVLQQRRPGVVVGYGGFASLPGVLAAQSLRIPTVLHEQNARLGLTQRLAVRQARAIGTAYETVIGLDPARATLVGMPVREDRLDRAEALARLKLREGPLTIFVMGGSQGSLFLNNTVPDTLRHVLGAEGLLDATGAGRGTRVSETGHHLPAIDLDFVHGTHAAPGTGGAAVQVLHSTGPRWLPEVAPGVKDLEWYHPVGYVDAVAAWSVADLAITRAGTSTLAEAAFHGVPLVMVPLPESSENHQFHNGKSVEAAGAGVVVEQREAQGTLGPAVLECAEPRRRAAMQAAARARAQVGAAARFADLIEAQLSGPRAD encoded by the coding sequence ATGAGTCTCGTGGTGATGGCGACAGGTGGCACGGGGGGCCACATCTACCCGGCGGTGGCGACCGCCCGGGAACTGGTCCGGCGGGGCCACACGGCGCTGCTGCTGGGGCAGCGGGGCGGCATGGAGGAACGCGTCGCCCGCGAACAGGACCTGGAGTTCGTGGGCGTGGACGCCGGGAAGCTCGCGCGCAGCGGGCAGGGCCGCCCGGACCCGCGGGAGTTGCTGCGCGCCGGGAAGGGCATCCTGGAAGCGCGGCGGGTGCTGCAGCAGCGCCGGCCGGGCGTGGTCGTGGGGTACGGGGGCTTCGCGAGCCTGCCGGGCGTGCTGGCCGCGCAGAGCCTGCGGATTCCCACGGTGCTGCACGAGCAGAATGCCCGGCTGGGCCTCACGCAGCGGCTGGCGGTCCGGCAGGCGCGGGCGATCGGCACGGCGTACGAGACCGTGATCGGCCTGGACCCGGCCCGGGCCACGCTGGTGGGCATGCCGGTGCGCGAGGACCGCCTGGACCGCGCCGAGGCGCTGGCCCGCCTGAAGCTGCGCGAGGGCCCGCTCACGATCTTCGTGATGGGCGGGTCGCAGGGGTCGCTGTTCCTGAACAACACCGTGCCGGACACGCTGCGGCACGTGCTGGGCGCCGAGGGCCTGCTGGACGCGACCGGCGCGGGCCGCGGCACCCGGGTCAGCGAGACGGGCCACCACCTGCCGGCCATCGACCTGGATTTCGTGCACGGCACGCACGCCGCGCCGGGCACGGGCGGCGCGGCGGTGCAGGTGCTGCACTCCACCGGACCGCGCTGGCTGCCGGAGGTGGCGCCCGGCGTGAAGGACCTGGAGTGGTACCACCCGGTCGGGTACGTGGACGCCGTGGCGGCGTGGTCGGTGGCGGACCTGGCGATCACCCGGGCGGGCACCAGCACCCTGGCGGAGGCCGCGTTTCACGGGGTGCCGCTGGTCATGGTGCCCCTGCCGGAATCCTCGGAAAACCACCAGTTTCACAACGGCAAGAGCGTGGAGGCGGCGGGGGCGGGCGTCGTGGTGGAGCAGCGGGAGGCGCAGGGAACGCTGGGACCGGCGGTGTTAGAGTGTGCCGAACCGCGCCGGCGGGCGGCCATGCAGGCTGCGGCGCGGGCCCGGGCGCAGGTGGGCGCGGCCGCGCGCTTCGCGGACCTGATCGAGGCCCAGCTGTCCGGCCCCCGGGCGGACTGA
- the murC gene encoding UDP-N-acetylmuramate--L-alanine ligase gives MTESLPASESVPTGAPDAAVHSTAGHSGLHYHLLGIGGIGMSAFARLLRARGHTVSGCDASSTDLTAQLKAEGIPVAPGHDAAHVTERPFGRVDVLVASEAVPKDHPELRAAREAGIEVRPRMALLDDLLRAGPSVGVIGTHGKTTTTSMVAVAMQGAGLDPSAFVGGIVPEFGSNARVGQGPFVAEVDESDRAFADLQCETVVFTNAEDDHVGGDQPTYWRTVEEQHAGFRRFVGAARQVLSCADWPGLDELSDGAAVHLRYGQAERADYRAVDLRPDEEGTTFTVTFREAVLGEARVALPGTHNVLNGLAALAVTHLYGGDFTRAAAALADFRGPGRRWERVGEYAGALIVDDYAHNATKVASAVQAARQTGRRVRVVFQPHRFLRTQQSWPRLADALMDADEVFVLDIAAASEDPIPGIHATLISDRMRAQGHGHVTYHADREEVVTALRESAQPEDLIVTMGAGDVWKIARTLAGRA, from the coding sequence ATGACTGAATCCCTCCCTGCTTCTGAATCCGTTCCGACCGGCGCGCCTGACGCGGCCGTCCATTCCACTGCCGGCCACTCGGGCCTGCACTATCACCTGCTGGGCATCGGCGGGATCGGCATGAGCGCCTTCGCGCGGCTGCTGCGTGCCCGCGGCCACACCGTGAGCGGCTGTGACGCCTCGTCCACCGACCTGACCGCGCAACTGAAGGCCGAGGGCATTCCGGTCGCGCCCGGCCATGATGCCGCGCACGTGACCGAGCGCCCGTTCGGCCGCGTGGACGTGCTCGTCGCGTCGGAGGCCGTGCCGAAGGACCACCCGGAACTGCGGGCTGCGCGTGAGGCCGGCATCGAGGTCCGGCCGCGCATGGCGCTGCTGGACGACCTGCTGCGGGCCGGCCCCAGCGTCGGCGTGATCGGCACACACGGCAAGACCACCACGACCAGCATGGTGGCGGTGGCGATGCAGGGCGCGGGCCTGGACCCGTCCGCGTTCGTGGGCGGCATCGTGCCGGAGTTCGGCAGCAACGCCCGGGTGGGCCAGGGGCCGTTCGTGGCCGAGGTGGACGAGTCCGACCGGGCCTTCGCGGACTTGCAGTGCGAGACGGTGGTGTTCACGAACGCCGAGGACGACCACGTGGGCGGCGACCAGCCCACCTACTGGCGCACGGTGGAGGAGCAGCACGCCGGGTTCCGCCGCTTCGTGGGCGCGGCCCGGCAGGTGCTGTCGTGCGCCGACTGGCCCGGCCTGGACGAGCTGAGCGACGGCGCGGCCGTGCACCTGCGTTACGGGCAGGCGGAGCGCGCCGATTACCGCGCGGTGGACCTCCGCCCGGACGAGGAGGGCACGACCTTCACCGTGACCTTCCGCGAGGCGGTGCTCGGCGAGGCGCGGGTGGCGCTGCCCGGCACCCACAACGTCCTGAACGGGCTGGCGGCCCTGGCGGTCACGCACCTGTACGGCGGGGACTTCACGCGCGCCGCGGCGGCCCTGGCCGACTTCCGCGGGCCGGGCCGCCGCTGGGAGCGGGTCGGGGAGTACGCGGGCGCGCTGATTGTGGACGATTACGCGCACAACGCCACGAAGGTCGCGTCGGCCGTGCAGGCCGCGCGGCAGACCGGGCGCCGGGTGCGGGTGGTGTTCCAGCCGCACCGTTTCCTGCGCACGCAGCAGAGCTGGCCGCGGCTGGCGGACGCGCTGATGGACGCCGACGAGGTGTTCGTGCTGGACATTGCCGCGGCGTCCGAGGACCCGATTCCCGGCATTCACGCCACGCTGATCAGCGACCGGATGCGCGCCCAGGGGCACGGGCATGTCACCTACCACGCGGACCGCGAGGAGGTCGTGACCGCCTTGCGGGAGAGCGCGCAGCCCGAGGACCTGATCGTGACCATGGGGGCCGGCGACGTGTGGAAGATCGCGCGGACCCTGGCGGGCCGGGCATGA
- a CDS encoding UDP-N-acetylmuramate dehydrogenase — protein MTGASAGAPVRPPAALSRTGARVERQPLARFTTLGVGGEAEVWFVGTHEQLAEAMEQPYRVLGGGSNLVIADEGVPERVIRLSGPFAERDLELDPALSAGDGVVTGWVGGGVPLPGLLRALQKLGLSNLEGTVGIPAQVGGAVWMNAGTRYGEMFDGLHTIEIVTPAGVRQVTPDDLNWGYRNSGIPRNHVVTQVRLKLRRSTPEAVLERMEHADVARKGQPKMKTPGCAFKNPRTPEFPDGVSAGRLIDQAGLKGTRVGNAMISPDHANFIVNLGGATAADVHALLHLIRERVGVAMELEYELWPEQALSAPERA, from the coding sequence ATGACGGGCGCCAGCGCGGGCGCTCCTGTCCGCCCGCCCGCTGCCCTCAGCCGCACCGGGGCGCGCGTGGAACGCCAGCCGCTGGCGCGCTTCACCACGCTGGGCGTGGGCGGCGAGGCCGAGGTGTGGTTCGTGGGCACGCACGAGCAGCTGGCCGAGGCGATGGAGCAGCCGTACCGCGTGCTGGGCGGCGGCAGCAACCTCGTGATCGCGGACGAGGGCGTGCCGGAACGCGTGATCCGGCTGTCCGGGCCGTTCGCGGAGCGGGACCTGGAGCTCGACCCGGCCCTGAGCGCCGGGGACGGGGTGGTAACCGGCTGGGTGGGCGGCGGCGTGCCCCTCCCCGGCCTGCTCCGCGCGCTCCAGAAACTGGGCCTGAGCAACCTGGAGGGCACGGTGGGCATTCCCGCGCAGGTGGGCGGGGCGGTGTGGATGAACGCCGGCACCCGCTACGGGGAGATGTTCGACGGGCTGCACACCATCGAGATCGTCACGCCGGCCGGGGTGCGGCAGGTCACGCCGGACGACCTGAACTGGGGGTACCGCAACAGCGGCATTCCCCGCAACCACGTGGTCACGCAGGTGCGCCTGAAGCTGCGGCGCAGCACCCCGGAGGCCGTGCTGGAACGCATGGAGCACGCAGACGTCGCCCGCAAGGGCCAGCCGAAGATGAAGACGCCGGGCTGCGCGTTCAAGAACCCCCGCACGCCGGAGTTCCCGGACGGCGTGAGCGCCGGGCGGCTCATCGATCAGGCGGGCCTGAAGGGCACGCGGGTGGGCAACGCGATGATCTCCCCGGACCACGCGAACTTCATCGTGAACCTGGGCGGCGCCACGGCCGCGGACGTGCATGCGCTGCTGCACCTGATCCGCGAGCGGGTGGGCGTGGCGATGGAACTGGAGTACGAACTGTGGCCCGAGCAGGCCCTGAGCGCCCCGGAGCGTGCCTGA
- a CDS encoding cell division protein FtsQ/DivIB, whose translation MPDVTGPEGTLPRNERVVPVPPAEPMNTLPDAPAELSPSPRRGWPRWARALVGLAAVGALAASWFALPVRTVTVSGQRMLSPQRVQALAGAPAGFGWLYYGAWRARGLLDSPWVASAVVTRRFPDRVEITVQERTPAVRWREPGGRVVALSAGGVALPGATGTEKLPLVSGWGPDRLPDALRVLSALRGYNVQSVMYSPSGLTVKLEKGSVWSGDLPSLLKYAGSISMYPNQHISIYPWGVSVQE comes from the coding sequence GTGCCTGACGTGACCGGCCCGGAGGGAACGCTGCCCCGCAACGAGCGGGTGGTGCCTGTGCCCCCCGCCGAACCCATGAACACCCTGCCGGACGCCCCGGCCGAGCTTTCCCCATCCCCCCGGCGGGGGTGGCCGCGCTGGGCCCGCGCGCTGGTGGGGCTGGCCGCCGTGGGCGCGCTGGCCGCGTCGTGGTTCGCGCTGCCGGTGCGGACCGTGACGGTCTCCGGGCAGCGCATGCTGAGCCCGCAGCGGGTGCAGGCCCTGGCCGGCGCGCCGGCAGGATTCGGGTGGTTGTACTACGGCGCGTGGCGGGCCCGCGGCCTGCTGGACAGCCCCTGGGTGGCGTCGGCGGTCGTGACCCGGCGCTTCCCGGACCGGGTGGAGATCACCGTGCAGGAGCGCACCCCGGCGGTCCGCTGGCGCGAGCCGGGGGGCCGCGTGGTGGCGCTCTCGGCGGGCGGGGTGGCGCTGCCCGGCGCGACCGGCACGGAGAAGCTGCCCCTGGTGTCCGGGTGGGGGCCCGACCGGTTGCCGGACGCCCTGCGGGTGCTGTCGGCCCTGCGCGGGTACAATGTGCAGTCGGTCATGTATTCGCCCTCGGGCCTGACCGTGAAACTGGAGAAAGGTTCCGTCTGGAGCGGTGACCTCCCCTCCCTCCTGAAGTATGCTGGGAGCATCAGCATGTACCCAAATCAACACATCAGCATCTACCCCTGGGGGGTGAGCGTCCAGGAATGA